The proteins below are encoded in one region of Peribacillus muralis:
- a CDS encoding ATP-grasp domain-containing protein, whose translation MKKQAGWLIYKREDAAKNKGYIDWMLDEANTLDLDLHIYHREDLRIGHRFNELYVEHMLGPLSLPAFAIVRTIDPFFTRQLEQMGIACFNSSFVSEMANDKAKTHQHLSALGIPMTDTVYCNGRPTSKDMEFPFIAKETGGRGGKQVYLIENNADLAQLNDGNWIVQKPGRFGQDIRVFVVGNQVQAAVLRESASSFKANYTLGGTASLYELTSHDLALVEKVIEAFDFGLVGIDFIFAKDGSLMLNEIEDVVGSRTLSALSDMNIVREYLTFIKERISSF comes from the coding sequence ATGAAAAAACAAGCAGGTTGGCTGATTTATAAACGCGAGGATGCCGCAAAAAATAAAGGATACATAGATTGGATGCTAGACGAGGCAAATACGCTCGATCTTGATTTGCATATATACCACCGTGAGGATCTTAGGATCGGCCATCGCTTCAATGAACTATATGTCGAGCATATGTTGGGGCCCCTCTCCTTGCCAGCCTTCGCCATCGTGAGGACCATCGATCCTTTTTTCACGAGGCAGCTGGAACAAATGGGGATTGCTTGCTTCAACTCCTCTTTCGTATCCGAAATGGCGAATGACAAAGCCAAGACGCATCAGCATTTATCAGCTCTGGGAATCCCAATGACCGATACCGTATATTGCAACGGAAGGCCGACTTCCAAAGATATGGAATTCCCCTTCATCGCTAAAGAAACAGGGGGACGCGGCGGGAAGCAGGTTTATTTAATCGAGAATAACGCCGATTTGGCCCAGTTGAATGATGGAAATTGGATTGTCCAAAAGCCCGGGCGGTTCGGACAGGACATCCGTGTCTTTGTAGTAGGCAACCAAGTGCAGGCAGCCGTGCTCCGCGAATCTGCATCCAGCTTCAAGGCGAATTATACATTAGGCGGAACAGCTTCTTTATATGAGCTGACTTCACACGATTTAGCGCTTGTTGAAAAAGTTATCGAAGCCTTTGATTTCGGCCTGGTCGGCATTGATTTCATTTTTGCCAAAGATGGCAGCCTGATGCTCAACGAAATCGAGGATGTCGTGGGCAGCCGGACGTTAAGTGCCTTAAGCGACATGAATATTGTCAGGGAGTACCTCACATTCATCAAAGAAAGAATCTCTTCCTTTTAG
- a CDS encoding ATP-grasp domain-containing protein: MKTSDLHCWIVVNGYLQHDKFSSLALFIQDSAERQKIKATLIRNSDLIPVIEKGVPLLKGAFEMLPDFVLFMDKDIHLARHLELLGLPVYNSSTAIDICDSKAKTHQALAGHGIPMPKTIFPPFTYEGIERVDMDVFKQIGSELGFPLIVKESYGSFGEQVYLLQTEEELLMTIRQLGHKPFIIQEFIRHSKGRDIRVNVVGDQVVAAMQRHSEHDFRANMTAGGKAVPYTPTKEEAKLAIRCAKLLGASFAGVDLLFGEDGPLLCEVNSNSHLLNIYECTGINIADSMFEHVLNNLGKGSTTDEKTSRLADL, encoded by the coding sequence ATGAAAACTTCTGACCTCCACTGTTGGATCGTCGTGAATGGCTATTTACAGCATGATAAATTTTCCAGCTTAGCTTTGTTCATTCAAGACTCGGCTGAAAGACAAAAGATCAAAGCAACCTTAATCCGTAATTCGGACCTTATTCCAGTCATAGAAAAAGGGGTTCCCCTGCTTAAAGGAGCGTTTGAAATGCTGCCTGATTTTGTGCTGTTCATGGATAAAGACATTCATTTGGCACGCCATTTAGAGTTGCTTGGCCTTCCGGTATATAACAGCAGTACCGCCATCGACATTTGCGACAGCAAAGCAAAAACCCATCAAGCCTTAGCGGGGCATGGCATACCGATGCCAAAGACCATCTTTCCCCCTTTCACATACGAAGGTATCGAAAGGGTTGATATGGATGTGTTTAAACAAATCGGGAGCGAACTGGGATTTCCGCTCATCGTCAAAGAATCATACGGTTCTTTCGGGGAACAAGTTTATTTGCTCCAAACTGAGGAAGAGCTTCTGATGACGATCCGTCAACTTGGCCACAAACCCTTTATCATCCAGGAATTCATCAGGCACAGCAAAGGACGGGACATTCGTGTCAATGTCGTCGGCGATCAAGTCGTCGCTGCGATGCAACGACATTCCGAGCACGACTTCCGAGCGAACATGACTGCTGGAGGCAAGGCCGTACCCTACACGCCCACGAAGGAGGAAGCCAAACTGGCGATTCGCTGTGCAAAGCTTCTCGGCGCCTCGTTTGCCGGGGTCGATTTGTTGTTTGGGGAAGATGGCCCGCTTTTGTGCGAGGTCAATTCTAATTCGCATTTACTGAATATATATGAATGCACTGGCATCAACATCGCTGACAGCATGTTTGAGCATGTGCTCAACAATTTAGGAAAAGGGAGTACGACAGATGAAAAAACAAGCAGGTTGGCTGATTTATAA
- the spoVID gene encoding stage VI sporulation protein D — MSQENESYLRFSLEESVWFQKGQEVAELYSISLDPNVTIQESDQYVFIRGSLDLCGEYKDSQNGEQAEFSQTFLPKAVQKVERHLNGLNEFTHRFPVDITIPTNRIASLEEIDVSIQSFDYALPEHNCLKLQADLLITGIYNDSYVEERFDTEQEVAEMEEQEETDGENESYIPYAAGMPTIPDFQPIFRDDEEDELYTPFSAEAKRVAEAEEEEEEPIFLSDQNSAPVFEMPVSPYPEEEEWEAEVSRQEDMNVASEQGTGEPAASIQEEKPSRQEKTIEKVETAKESLKAEEAQEIVGSEQSAPIASGPVSRFKTEGSPRQEENEVVAAGPVLNEQVKVEKDEELPSSISDLFKERERPAPQAKDKEVKTYKGRKQAADRDEKEAAEHGEKQSSIMDLFGRKQEEELVRMKVCIVQQGETLEDLAQRYDVTVQSILFSNELESNQNIEEGQVVYIPKAVAYKN; from the coding sequence TTGTCGCAAGAAAATGAATCGTATTTACGATTTTCTTTAGAGGAATCCGTTTGGTTCCAGAAGGGACAGGAAGTGGCTGAGCTTTATTCGATTTCACTGGATCCGAATGTGACGATTCAAGAGAGTGATCAATATGTTTTTATACGAGGCTCGTTAGACTTATGCGGTGAATATAAGGATTCGCAAAATGGTGAACAAGCGGAGTTTTCGCAAACCTTTTTGCCAAAAGCCGTGCAAAAGGTCGAGAGGCATCTCAATGGACTTAATGAGTTCACACACCGTTTTCCGGTTGATATAACGATACCGACTAATCGGATTGCCTCATTAGAGGAGATTGATGTCTCGATCCAGAGCTTTGATTATGCGTTGCCTGAACATAACTGTTTGAAGTTGCAGGCGGATTTGCTGATTACTGGTATTTATAATGATTCGTATGTGGAAGAGCGGTTCGATACGGAACAGGAAGTAGCGGAAATGGAGGAACAGGAAGAAACGGATGGTGAAAATGAATCTTACATTCCTTATGCGGCTGGTATGCCGACCATTCCGGATTTCCAGCCTATTTTCCGTGATGACGAGGAAGATGAGTTATATACGCCATTTTCTGCAGAGGCCAAACGGGTAGCGGAAGCTGAGGAAGAGGAAGAAGAGCCGATTTTCTTAAGTGATCAAAATAGTGCTCCTGTTTTTGAAATGCCGGTTTCTCCTTATCCTGAAGAGGAGGAGTGGGAAGCGGAGGTAAGCAGGCAGGAAGATATGAATGTTGCCAGTGAACAAGGAACCGGGGAACCTGCCGCATCCATTCAAGAAGAGAAGCCAAGCAGACAGGAAAAAACGATAGAGAAGGTGGAGACGGCAAAGGAGTCCTTGAAAGCGGAAGAAGCTCAGGAGATTGTTGGCAGTGAACAAAGTGCTCCGATTGCCAGCGGTCCTGTGTCGCGTTTTAAAACCGAGGGCAGCCCCCGTCAGGAAGAGAATGAAGTTGTGGCAGCCGGTCCGGTTCTCAACGAACAGGTGAAGGTGGAAAAGGATGAGGAGCTTCCTTCATCGATAAGTGACCTGTTCAAAGAACGGGAAAGACCGGCACCGCAAGCGAAAGACAAGGAAGTGAAAACTTATAAGGGCAGGAAGCAAGCTGCGGATCGCGATGAAAAAGAAGCGGCTGAACATGGGGAAAAGCAGTCTTCCATCATGGATTTATTCGGCAGAAAGCAAGAAGAAGAGTTGGTGAGGATGAAGGTGTGCATCGTTCAGCAAGGAGAAACGCTGGAAGATTTGGCCCAGCGTTATGATGTAACGGTGCAATCGATACTTTTCAGCAATGAATTGGAATCGAATCAAAATATCGAGGAAGGTCAAGTCGTCTATATACCGAAGGCAGTTGCCTATAAAAATTAA
- the ysxE gene encoding spore coat protein YsxE: MRENENQQSANRDRDTESVLKEYALYVQYIEDFGRVKKVYSDRGTFALKSILPHNGIDFIKNVQKLYHRGYNRIVPIYQTMDQRYAVLHNGRLYYLMPWLNNEGDGERDEKHKQMFRELARMHTLTVKDIQVDIEEREAHYERTLDAWNNEKDFMDEYIVSCEKKWYMSPFEMSVCTFFTDISQALKYSIKKFETWYEKTKESEKVRTVVTHGKVSLKHFVYDERGYGYFINFENSNTAPPHFDLLPFLVKSARTYPVQCDDCVDWLYNYMRYFPLKEEELLLMQSYLAFPGSALELVKGYSDGRSKRSELDHVTQLQRQFWLLKNVEYMVMKIEEIEQQKKAAAEAAKEEQSPSS, from the coding sequence GTGAGGGAAAACGAGAATCAGCAGTCGGCTAATCGGGATCGGGACACGGAATCCGTCTTGAAGGAATATGCCCTTTATGTACAATATATTGAGGATTTCGGACGGGTGAAGAAAGTATATAGTGATCGTGGTACGTTTGCCTTGAAATCGATATTACCGCATAATGGGATCGATTTTATAAAAAATGTCCAAAAGCTGTACCATCGCGGTTATAATCGGATCGTTCCCATCTATCAAACGATGGATCAACGTTATGCCGTCCTCCATAATGGCCGGTTGTATTACTTGATGCCCTGGCTGAACAACGAAGGGGATGGGGAGCGCGATGAGAAGCATAAGCAAATGTTCCGGGAGCTTGCCCGGATGCATACGCTGACCGTAAAGGATATACAAGTGGATATAGAAGAACGGGAAGCGCACTATGAGCGGACGCTTGATGCTTGGAATAACGAGAAGGACTTTATGGATGAGTATATTGTCAGCTGTGAAAAGAAGTGGTATATGTCGCCGTTCGAAATGTCGGTATGTACGTTCTTCACTGATATTTCACAGGCACTGAAGTATTCGATAAAGAAGTTCGAAACCTGGTATGAGAAGACGAAGGAAAGTGAAAAGGTTCGAACCGTAGTTACTCATGGTAAGGTTTCCCTTAAGCATTTCGTTTATGATGAACGGGGATATGGTTATTTTATCAATTTTGAGAATTCGAATACGGCGCCGCCACATTTCGATTTATTGCCTTTTCTCGTTAAATCTGCGAGGACGTATCCAGTCCAATGTGATGACTGCGTCGACTGGCTATATAATTACATGCGCTATTTTCCGCTTAAGGAGGAAGAGCTGCTGCTCATGCAGAGCTATTTAGCTTTTCCTGGGTCGGCTTTGGAATTGGTGAAGGGGTATTCGGATGGCAGGTCGAAGCGTTCAGAGCTTGATCATGTCACCCAGTTGCAGCGGCAATTCTGGTTATTGAAGAATGTTGAGTATATGGTGATGAAAATCGAGGAAATCGAACAGCAGAAAAAGGCAGCTGCCGAGGCCGCCAAAGAAGAGCAATCACCCTCAAGCTAA
- a CDS encoding prepilin peptidase has product MISIHIYLFVLGLVLGSFFNVVGLSVPVSQPFVNRRSACPSCGRTLTSFELIPVISYMLQGGKCRGCRAGISPIYPVVELLTGTLFASAPLVLGWSDELLICWTLISLLMIILVSDVIYMLIPDKILLFFMVIFIMLRVSFPLSPWWDSIAGALMGFSLLLLIAIVSKGGMGGGDIKLFAVIGFALGTKLMLLSFLFASFYGAILGIIGMLTGVLEKKTVIPFGPYIVFGTLTAYFWGDHIVHLYASFLR; this is encoded by the coding sequence ATGATAAGTATCCATATTTATCTCTTCGTCCTTGGTTTAGTTTTGGGCTCATTTTTTAACGTTGTCGGTTTAAGTGTTCCGGTAAGTCAGCCATTTGTGAACCGTCGCTCCGCTTGCCCCTCCTGTGGGCGTACCTTGACGTCCTTCGAGCTGATACCGGTTATTTCCTATATGCTGCAGGGCGGTAAATGCCGGGGCTGCAGAGCTGGAATATCCCCCATATACCCAGTCGTGGAACTGCTGACTGGCACATTATTTGCCTCTGCACCACTAGTCCTAGGCTGGTCTGACGAGCTTCTTATTTGCTGGACCTTGATCTCATTATTGATGATCATCTTGGTATCCGATGTGATTTATATGCTCATACCTGATAAAATCCTACTTTTCTTTATGGTGATTTTCATTATGCTGAGAGTATCATTCCCGCTGTCTCCATGGTGGGATTCAATAGCTGGGGCCTTGATGGGCTTCAGTCTGCTTCTCTTGATTGCCATAGTGAGCAAGGGCGGTATGGGCGGCGGGGACATCAAACTGTTTGCCGTGATAGGATTTGCACTGGGAACGAAGCTGATGCTATTGTCCTTTCTTTTTGCGAGCTTTTATGGGGCGATCCTTGGCATCATCGGTATGCTCACCGGCGTCCTAGAAAAGAAAACCGTCATACCATTCGGCCCGTACATCGTTTTTGGGACATTGACGGCTTATTTTTGGGGCGATCACATTGTGCATTTGTACGCAAGCTTCCTAAGATGA
- a CDS encoding bifunctional folylpolyglutamate synthase/dihydrofolate synthase, with translation MAMTMKEINHFFERRQVRLGMNFGLSRMEALLKKLGNPHEGLTYIHIAGSNGKGSTLQYMKEILLAEGVTVASFTSPYLSRMNEQLKINADEISDKDFIAVFMEMWPSIQEMDLAGSGPTQFEILTAMAFSYFSKKEPDLVLLETGLGGRLDTTNVIKPLLSIITSISLEHTNILGDTLAEIASEKAGIIKNGAPVISGVREKEPADVIEDKAHAVGAPYYQLGRDFHVSNVEISEGKQSFSLTHENGTIDHIDMNMLGQHQIENAALAIAAVLIGLERINEKNIRKGIADAKWDGRFEMVSKDPLVIMDGAHNPAGIQVLVDALKVHYPEYKYRFVFSSFKDKDYAKMLHELEKDALEVIVTEFVHDRAADAQELFEAAHQENKQLIKDWKAAITEGRRKTGDKEILVITGSLHFLSFVKTFLSVE, from the coding sequence ATGGCAATGACCATGAAAGAAATCAATCATTTTTTTGAACGACGCCAAGTTCGGCTGGGCATGAATTTCGGCCTGTCCCGCATGGAAGCATTATTAAAGAAATTAGGCAACCCGCATGAAGGGTTAACGTATATTCATATTGCCGGCTCGAATGGCAAAGGATCGACGCTGCAGTATATGAAAGAAATCCTGTTGGCAGAAGGGGTCACGGTCGCTTCGTTCACATCCCCGTATTTAAGCCGCATGAATGAGCAGCTAAAGATAAATGCGGATGAAATCAGCGATAAGGATTTCATCGCTGTGTTCATGGAAATGTGGCCGTCCATCCAAGAGATGGATCTTGCTGGCAGTGGTCCCACCCAATTCGAGATACTGACAGCCATGGCGTTTTCTTATTTTAGCAAAAAAGAGCCGGATCTGGTCTTACTGGAAACCGGGCTTGGAGGCAGGCTGGATACAACGAATGTCATCAAGCCGCTACTATCGATCATTACCTCGATTTCATTGGAGCATACGAATATCCTCGGTGATACACTGGCTGAAATCGCTTCAGAGAAGGCGGGCATCATTAAAAACGGGGCGCCGGTCATAAGCGGAGTGAGGGAGAAAGAACCGGCGGACGTGATCGAAGATAAGGCGCATGCAGTCGGTGCTCCGTATTACCAATTAGGCAGGGATTTTCATGTATCAAATGTCGAGATAAGCGAAGGCAAACAAAGTTTCTCGCTTACGCATGAAAATGGGACAATCGATCATATCGATATGAACATGTTGGGCCAGCATCAAATCGAGAATGCTGCATTGGCCATTGCTGCTGTCCTGATTGGCCTTGAACGTATCAATGAAAAAAACATCCGCAAGGGAATAGCGGATGCGAAATGGGATGGCCGTTTTGAGATGGTTTCCAAAGATCCTTTGGTGATCATGGATGGTGCCCATAATCCTGCGGGCATTCAGGTACTCGTGGATGCGCTGAAGGTGCATTACCCTGAATATAAGTACCGATTCGTTTTCAGCTCTTTTAAGGATAAAGATTATGCCAAGATGCTGCATGAACTTGAAAAAGATGCGCTTGAGGTCATCGTTACCGAATTCGTCCATGATCGGGCCGCCGATGCGCAGGAGCTTTTTGAAGCAGCTCATCAAGAGAATAAACAGTTAATCAAGGATTGGAAGGCGGCCATAACGGAAGGAAGGCGGAAGACAGGGGATAAGGAGATTCTTGTCATCACCGGTTCCCTGCATTTCCTTTCATTTGTGAAAACATTCCTGTCTGTTGAATGA
- the hemL gene encoding glutamate-1-semialdehyde 2,1-aminomutase — protein sequence MRSYENSKKAFAEAVNLMPGGVNSPVRAFKSVNMDPIFMERGKGSKMYDIDGNEYIDYVLSWGPLILGHTNDRVVEALKKVAESGTSFGTSTVIENELAKLVMDRVPSIEMIRMVSSGTEATMSALRLARGITGRDKILKFEGSYHGHGDSLLIKAGSGVATLGLPDSPGVPEGIAKNTITVPYNDLAATKYAFEQFGEDIACIIVEPVAGNMGVVPPQPGFLEGLREVTTKYGALLIFDEVMTGFRVGYNCAQGYFGIAPDLTCLGKVIGGGLPVGAFGGKREFMERIAPSGTIYQAGTLSGNPLAMTAGLETLSQLTPASYQEFTRKGDMLEKGIGEAAQKYGVPHTFNRAGSMIGLFFTNEEVINYDTAKTSDLEFFASYYREMADQGIYLPPSQFEGLFLSTAHTDEDIEKTISAAEKAFAQLKK from the coding sequence ATGCGGTCATATGAAAATTCGAAAAAAGCGTTTGCCGAAGCAGTGAATTTGATGCCGGGCGGAGTGAACAGCCCGGTGCGTGCCTTCAAGTCTGTGAACATGGACCCGATATTCATGGAGCGCGGCAAAGGCTCAAAAATGTATGATATCGATGGCAATGAATATATCGACTATGTTCTTTCATGGGGACCGCTCATCCTAGGTCACACAAATGATCGTGTCGTCGAAGCATTGAAAAAGGTAGCCGAATCAGGTACTAGCTTTGGAACGTCTACGGTGATCGAAAATGAGCTCGCTAAGTTGGTCATGGACCGCGTGCCTTCGATTGAAATGATCCGGATGGTGTCTTCCGGAACGGAGGCGACCATGAGTGCGCTGAGGTTGGCGCGAGGCATTACAGGCCGGGATAAAATCCTGAAATTCGAAGGCTCTTACCACGGTCATGGAGATTCCTTGTTAATCAAAGCAGGCTCGGGCGTTGCGACGTTGGGATTGCCGGATAGCCCAGGAGTACCGGAAGGCATTGCGAAAAATACGATCACCGTGCCATATAATGACCTTGCAGCAACCAAATATGCATTTGAACAATTTGGCGAAGACATTGCATGTATCATCGTCGAGCCAGTTGCCGGGAATATGGGTGTCGTGCCGCCGCAGCCAGGTTTCCTCGAAGGCTTACGGGAAGTGACGACCAAATACGGGGCACTATTGATCTTTGATGAGGTCATGACGGGCTTCCGTGTCGGGTATAATTGTGCCCAAGGATATTTTGGCATCGCACCGGACCTTACCTGCCTTGGAAAAGTGATTGGCGGTGGTCTGCCGGTAGGAGCCTTCGGCGGCAAGCGTGAATTCATGGAACGAATTGCACCGAGCGGAACGATTTATCAAGCGGGAACATTGTCAGGAAACCCGCTGGCCATGACGGCTGGTCTTGAAACACTCAGCCAATTGACTCCAGCATCTTATCAAGAATTCACCCGTAAAGGCGATATGCTTGAAAAAGGTATTGGTGAAGCAGCCCAAAAATATGGAGTACCGCATACTTTCAACCGGGCAGGCTCGATGATTGGACTATTCTTTACAAATGAAGAAGTCATCAACTACGATACTGCCAAAACATCCGATTTGGAATTCTTTGCATCTTATTACCGGGAAATGGCGGACCAAGGCATTTACCTCCCGCCGTCCCAATTCGAGGGCTTATTCCTATCCACTGCTCATACTGATGAAGATATCGAAAAAACCATCTCTGCTGCAGAAAAGGCTTTTGCCCAATTGAAAAAATGA
- a CDS encoding valine--tRNA ligase, producing MEENQISMPTKYDPQTIEKGRYKWWLDGKFFETTGDDTKEPYTIVIPPPNVTGKLHLGHAWDTTLQDILTRMKRMQGYDVLWLPGMDHAGIATQAKVEQKLRAEGVSRYDLGREKFVEETWKWKEEYASHIREQWSKLGLGLDYTRERFTLDEGLSKAVREVFVSLYNKDLIYRGEYIINWDPSTKTALSDIEVIYKDVQGAFYHMKYPLVDGPGEIEIATTRPETMLGDTAVAVHPEDDRYKHLIGKMVRLPITGREIPIVGDDYVDMEFGSGAVKITPAHDPNDFEIGNRHDLERILVMHEDGSMNEKAGKYEGMDRFECRKQIVKDLQEEGVLFKIEDHLHSVGHSERSGAVVEPYLSTQWFVKMQPLADASVELQKGSDDEKVHFVPDRFEKTYLHWMENIRDWCISRQLWWGHRIPAWYHKETGEVYVGHEEPADAENWEQDTDVLDTWFSSALWPFSTMGWPDADSVDFKRYYPTGALVTGYDIIFFWVSRMIFQALEFTGERPFEDVLIHGLVRDEQGRKMSKSLGNGVDPMDVIDQYGADSLRYFLSTGSSPGQDLRYSTEKVEAVWNFSNKIWNASRFALMNMNGMTYDEIDLSGEKSVADKWILTRLNETITNVTRLADRYEFGEVGRVLYNFIWDDFCDWYIEMAKLPLYGEDEAAKKTTRSILAYVLDNTMRLLHPFMPFITEEIWKNLPHQGESITVAAWPEVNEELTDTAAAEEMKLLVEIIRSVRNIRAEVNTPLSKKINLILKAKDESILTTLQKNSSYIERFCNPEQLTIGIEVEEPAQAMTAVVTGVELILPLTGLINIDEEVKRLEKELDKLNKEVERVQKKLGNEGFVKKAPASVIEEERAKEKDYSEKRDSVIHRINELKQL from the coding sequence ATGGAAGAGAACCAGATTTCGATGCCGACCAAATATGATCCGCAGACAATAGAGAAAGGCCGCTATAAATGGTGGCTGGATGGGAAGTTTTTTGAAACGACGGGTGACGATACAAAAGAACCTTATACGATTGTCATCCCGCCGCCGAACGTGACAGGCAAGCTGCATCTTGGCCACGCATGGGACACGACGCTTCAAGATATATTGACGCGCATGAAAAGGATGCAGGGGTATGATGTATTATGGCTGCCGGGCATGGACCATGCCGGTATCGCGACGCAAGCGAAGGTGGAACAGAAACTACGTGCTGAAGGCGTAAGCCGCTATGACCTTGGACGTGAAAAGTTCGTTGAAGAAACATGGAAATGGAAGGAAGAATATGCCAGCCATATCCGCGAACAGTGGTCAAAGCTAGGTCTTGGGCTTGATTATACGCGTGAACGCTTCACTCTTGATGAGGGGCTTTCAAAAGCGGTCCGCGAAGTATTCGTTTCCCTTTATAACAAGGACTTGATTTACCGCGGCGAATACATCATCAACTGGGATCCATCAACGAAAACGGCGCTGTCCGATATCGAGGTCATTTACAAGGATGTTCAAGGTGCGTTCTATCATATGAAATACCCTTTAGTGGACGGCCCGGGTGAAATCGAAATAGCCACAACCCGTCCGGAAACGATGCTTGGCGATACGGCGGTTGCTGTACACCCTGAAGATGATCGATATAAACACTTGATCGGCAAAATGGTCCGCCTGCCGATCACGGGCAGGGAAATCCCGATCGTCGGTGATGATTATGTCGATATGGAATTCGGCTCCGGCGCGGTGAAAATCACTCCGGCACATGATCCGAATGACTTTGAGATCGGCAACCGTCATGATTTGGAGCGCATCCTCGTCATGCATGAAGATGGTTCGATGAATGAAAAGGCTGGTAAATATGAAGGCATGGATCGCTTTGAATGCCGTAAACAAATCGTCAAAGACCTTCAGGAAGAGGGTGTACTCTTCAAAATCGAAGATCACCTGCACTCAGTCGGACATTCAGAGAGAAGCGGAGCTGTTGTCGAGCCCTATTTGTCCACGCAATGGTTCGTTAAGATGCAGCCGCTTGCTGATGCTTCGGTTGAACTTCAAAAAGGGTCCGATGATGAAAAAGTCCATTTCGTTCCAGACCGTTTCGAAAAAACATACTTACACTGGATGGAAAATATCCGTGACTGGTGCATTTCGCGTCAACTATGGTGGGGCCACCGCATTCCGGCCTGGTACCATAAAGAAACAGGTGAAGTGTATGTAGGACATGAGGAGCCTGCTGATGCGGAGAACTGGGAACAAGACACGGATGTTCTGGATACATGGTTCAGCTCGGCTTTATGGCCGTTCTCGACGATGGGCTGGCCAGATGCGGACAGTGTCGATTTCAAACGTTACTACCCGACCGGTGCACTTGTTACGGGCTATGACATCATCTTCTTCTGGGTGTCAAGGATGATTTTCCAAGCTCTTGAGTTCACGGGTGAACGTCCATTCGAAGATGTGCTGATTCACGGTCTTGTTCGTGATGAACAGGGACGCAAGATGAGTAAATCGCTTGGAAATGGGGTCGATCCGATGGATGTCATCGATCAATACGGCGCCGATTCCTTGCGTTACTTCTTATCGACCGGCAGCTCACCAGGCCAGGACCTTCGTTACAGCACGGAAAAGGTCGAGGCGGTTTGGAACTTCTCGAACAAAATCTGGAACGCATCCCGATTTGCTTTAATGAACATGAATGGCATGACATATGATGAAATCGATTTAAGCGGCGAGAAATCCGTAGCCGATAAATGGATTTTGACACGTTTGAATGAAACGATCACGAACGTGACGAGGCTCGCGGACCGTTATGAATTCGGTGAAGTCGGCCGTGTGCTTTATAACTTCATCTGGGATGACTTCTGTGACTGGTATATCGAAATGGCGAAGCTTCCATTATACGGGGAAGATGAAGCGGCAAAGAAAACGACACGTTCAATCTTGGCTTATGTGCTTGATAACACGATGAGGCTGCTGCATCCTTTCATGCCATTCATCACAGAAGAAATCTGGAAAAACCTACCTCATCAAGGGGAATCCATCACTGTTGCCGCTTGGCCGGAAGTGAACGAAGAATTGACGGATACGGCTGCAGCCGAGGAAATGAAGCTGCTTGTTGAAATCATTCGCTCCGTCCGTAACATCCGGGCTGAGGTGAACACGCCGCTAAGCAAAAAAATCAATTTGATTTTAAAAGCGAAGGACGAATCCATCTTGACGACACTGCAGAAAAACAGCAGTTATATCGAGCGTTTCTGTAATCCTGAACAATTGACGATCGGAATCGAAGTTGAAGAGCCAGCTCAGGCGATGACAGCTGTCGTAACCGGAGTGGAGTTGATCCTTCCGCTTACAGGACTGATCAATATTGACGAAGAAGTGAAACGTCTCGAAAAAGAACTCGACAAACTTAACAAAGAAGTGGAACGGGTGCAGAAAAAATTGGGTAACGAGGGCTTCGTGAAGAAGGCGCCAGCAAGCGTCATTGAAGAAGAGCGGGCCAAAGAAAAAGACTATAGCGAGAAACGCGACTCCGTGATCCACAGAATCAATGAACTGAAACAACTGTAA